The DNA window CGTCGCCACCAACGATCCGGACGACGACAACTCCTGGGGCCTCGTCCTCGGCGTCCCCATCCGTGATGGCCACGGCAACGTCGTCGGCACCTCCTCCCGCACCCGCTCCACCTTCAACCACGGCCAGACGCGCACCTTCGCGGGCGAGACGCACGCCTTCGCCGTCTCCACCTCGAACAGCAGCGCGGGCTGGATGCCGCTCTCCAGCATCCTCGGCGCCAGCTCGTTCGCCAGCAAGGTCGGCCACGTCTCGGCCAAGGGCGTGGGCTTGAGCAAGATGGCCTGCTACGCCGTGCGCAACTGGCACGACACCAACCTCGAATTCAAGAAGGTCGTCCACGACAGCACCGCCACCCACGAGCGCGCGGGTGACTACCTCCCCCTCGTCCGCGCGAACGGCGGTCGCTCGGCCAACCTCGCGTTCAACGTCCCCGGCTTCGGCCTCGGTGGCCCTGCCGTCGATCACTTCCCCGCGGGCACGAAGTTCCAGCGCCTCGACGTCCCCACCGACCACGGCGCGCCCTCCATCGACGTGCCGCTCTGGGTGCAAGACAGCGCAGGCCGCTACCGCACCCAGTCGGGCACGATGAAGTTCCTCTACGGCTACGTCATCGCCGCCACCGGCACCAAGCGCAACGGCTGGATGGCCTACGACGCCCTCGAAGTGAGCAGCGGCTGTCCCTGACCCGTGCGCGACGCCGGACCGCGCGCGACGCCGGACCGCGCGCGACGCCACACTGGCAACGGATGGAGGCGAGCCATGTCGTGGTGTCAGGACGGAAGGAACCTCGGCAGGGACGTCCGGAGCGGGTCCCTCGACAGGACAGGTCGTCGGGAACGGTAGGTAACTCACAAAGAAGAGGGGTAGGAACGGTCCGAGGGACCTTTGCTGGTGCAGTAAGGGCAGGGGGGGAACGATCCGAGGGACCTTTACTGGTGCAGTGAAGGCAGGGGGGAACGGTCCGAGGGACCTTTACTGGTGCAGGAAGGGCGGGGGGGAACGGTCCGAGGGCTCTTTACTGGTGCAGGAAGGGCAGGGGGGAACGGTCCGAGGGCTCTTTACTGGTGCAGGAAGGGCGGGGGGGAACGGTCCGAGGGCTCTTTACTGGTGCAGGAAGGGCAGGGGGGAACGGTCCGAGGGCTCTTTACTGGTGCAGTAAGGGCAGGGGGGAACGGTCCGAGGTGTCTTGGGTGGTGCGGGAGGCGGAGCGGACTGCGCCGGGGTGTCTCCTCGGGTGGGCTGCTCCGAGGGCGCTTCGCGGGGGGCGGCGCTGGTCAGCGGTGATGGCGCCGGTCTGCGGTGACGGCGCCGGTCGGCTTGCTCTCACGGGCAGAAGGTCACCTCGAAGCTCGTCTGGCTCGAGCAGGCGTGCAGGCCTTCCGCGTCGTCGTAGGCGTAGCTGTAGGCCGTGGGGCACATCTGCCGCATCGTCTGCACGTAGCTCGTCCGCACCACGCTCAGCGGGTCCGCGGCGTTGCTGCACGAGTCGGGGGTCATGCAGGAGTTGGCGACCGTGCACTGGCCCGTCGCAGGGTCGATCGGCGTCGGGCAGCACAGGTGGAGGCCCGGGTCCTGGTGCTCGGGTCGGCCCATGCCCCAGGGGGCCGGGTAGTTCCACTTCTTGCAAGGCGCCATGCAGCCGATCACGTTGCCGGCACCGTCGCGCACGCGCAGGTCTTGCGAACCGTAGCCCGGGATGTTCTCGGCGCCAGGGCAGCGGTCGAGCCGCAGGCCGGAGCAGTCGGAGGTGATGCAGCTCCCTTGCTCGGCGCCCTGGCCCTTGGGGACCACCTTGAAGGGCAGGGTGTAGCCGTCCACCTGGCTCAGGTTGTACCAGGTCTGCGCGGCGGCGCCCTTGGCGGCGAAGGTCGCCTCGAACTTCGACTCGATCGGAGGCTGGCATCCGCCCTGCGGACACGGCGCGACGCTGTCGCCGATGGTGCAGTTCAAGCCGTTCGCGTTGCAGCCCGTCTTCGGCCAGAAGCGCGTGGCGTTGATGCCGCCGTCGGGCACGTTGTACACGAACGAGGCGCCCTTGTTCAGGCGCACGTTCTGGGTCGCTTGCACGTTGTGCGCGATCCAGATCGGCTGCGAGCAGTTGTTGATGATGGTCAGGGTGCGGGGGCCGTTGGGGTTCGGGTTCGGGTTCGAGCCGCCGCCGACCTTGTCGAGGGTCCACCGCTGGTTGTTCCCGTTGATGTAGGGGTACTGCACGATCGGCGTCCCGTTGGCGGCGTTGCCCCAGTACAGGTCGAGGGTCATGTCGGTGTGCCGCGCGTGGATGCTGAACTCGCTGTTGCCGCGTGCGACGAACCGGAACTGCTGGTTGTTCCCGCCGCCGTAGCCCCACTGCTGGAGGCGCGCGTTCTCCGCGGTGCTGGCGTCGCGGATGTCGAGGGCCTTGTTGCTGTTGACGTTCTCGATCTTGTAATAGCCGCCGCTGGTCGCCGTCAGGCGGAACCGCTGGGCGTTGGTGCCGTTGCACGACCAGGACTGGATGCCGGCGCCGTCGGCCATGCTCGACGACGGGACGTCGAGGCAGTTGCCGGTCGCGACCGAGCGCAGCACGTACTCGCCTTCCGTGATCGTCGACACGATGACGGCGTCCGCTTCCTGCTCGCTCTCCTCGTACGGCGCGACGTCCTCCTCGACGGCACACCCGGCCAGCAGCAGCGACAGCCCAGTCCACGCGATCTGACGGATCATGATCCACTCCTCGCGGAGACGGCGCGCTGCCCGCGCAGCGCTCGACCTCTCCGTACGCGCC is part of the Chondromyces crocatus genome and encodes:
- a CDS encoding RICIN domain-containing protein, producing MIRQIAWTGLSLLLAGCAVEEDVAPYEESEQEADAVIVSTITEGEYVLRSVATGNCLDVPSSSMADGAGIQSWSCNGTNAQRFRLTATSGGYYKIENVNSNKALDIRDASTAENARLQQWGYGGGNNQQFRFVARGNSEFSIHARHTDMTLDLYWGNAANGTPIVQYPYINGNNQRWTLDKVGGGSNPNPNPNGPRTLTIINNCSQPIWIAHNVQATQNVRLNKGASFVYNVPDGGINATRFWPKTGCNANGLNCTIGDSVAPCPQGGCQPPIESKFEATFAAKGAAAQTWYNLSQVDGYTLPFKVVPKGQGAEQGSCITSDCSGLRLDRCPGAENIPGYGSQDLRVRDGAGNVIGCMAPCKKWNYPAPWGMGRPEHQDPGLHLCCPTPIDPATGQCTVANSCMTPDSCSNAADPLSVVRTSYVQTMRQMCPTAYSYAYDDAEGLHACSSQTSFEVTFCP